The proteins below come from a single Hirundo rustica isolate bHirRus1 chromosome 6, bHirRus1.pri.v3, whole genome shotgun sequence genomic window:
- the C6H11orf96 gene encoding uncharacterized protein C11orf96 homolog, giving the protein MAAKPAELMGICSSYQAVMPHFVCVAEEFPPPARPAKTPKGKLRRPRQSRFKTQPVTFDEIQEVEEEGVSPMEEEKAKKSFLQSLECLRRSTQNLCLQRDRLGSCRLRNSLDSSDSDSAL; this is encoded by the coding sequence ATGGCCGCGAAGCCGGCCGAGCTGATGGGCATCTGCTCCAGCTACCAGGCGGTGATGCCGCACTTCGTCTGCGTGGCCGAGGAGttcccgccgcccgcccgccccgccaaGACCCCCAAGGGCAAGCTGCGGCGGCCGCGGCAGTCGCGCTTCAAGACGCAGCCGGTGACTTTCGACGAGATccaggaggtggaggaggagggggtgTCCCCCATGGAGGAAGAGAAGGCCAAGAAGTCCTTCCTGCAGTCGCTGGAGTGCCTGCGGCGGAGCACCCAGAACCTCTGCCTCCAGCGGGACCGCCTGGGCAGCTGCCGCCTCCGCAACAGCCTCGACTCCAGCGACTCGGACTCGGCCCTCTGA